A section of the Candidatus Paceibacterota bacterium genome encodes:
- a CDS encoding divalent metal cation transporter has translation MSDEKKTAVKAVKVVKGVKVPTISPRKIRITALLAVMGPGMIAGLSDDDPAGITTYSQMGAKYGYRLLWVLVLSTLALILFQDLGARIGVVTRQGLIGLVRQKYGARSGVFSASSLILANIGTMTAEFAGIAAAGQLFGVSKYLSVPVAGMLVTFLVLRGSFGRVEKVFFILSAVFLSYILAGFLAHPDWGKAFHGMVVPSMPLTRDAVFIATATLGTTLAPWGLAFIQSYAVDKRLTRDDLKLLRVDVWTGSLLTGIIGFFVIVTCAATLNREGIFTITDASQAAAALKPLAGTLAKELFAIGLIGAALLAASILPLSTAYSVSDLTGRPAALDDGFREAPLFYGTFAAITIIAAGLILLPGAPLVTILLWTQVLNAVLLLPLLCYMLGIARDKRLMGEYRAGARMQSVYLLIIGMVAVCIASMIWFTFH, from the coding sequence ATGAGTGATGAGAAAAAGACCGCCGTGAAAGCGGTCAAGGTAGTTAAGGGCGTCAAAGTTCCGACGATCTCTCCACGGAAGATTCGCATTACTGCCCTACTTGCCGTGATGGGGCCCGGAATGATTGCCGGGCTTTCGGATGATGATCCGGCGGGTATCACCACCTATTCACAAATGGGCGCGAAATATGGCTACCGTCTTCTTTGGGTACTCGTCCTCTCGACTCTTGCACTTATTCTCTTTCAAGATCTCGGCGCGCGCATTGGTGTCGTAACCAGGCAGGGCCTTATCGGACTTGTGCGTCAGAAGTACGGGGCGCGTTCAGGAGTGTTCAGCGCCTCTTCACTCATCCTGGCCAATATCGGAACGATGACGGCAGAGTTCGCAGGAATTGCGGCAGCGGGACAACTATTCGGAGTTTCAAAATACCTCTCTGTCCCTGTCGCTGGAATGCTGGTGACTTTCTTGGTTTTGCGCGGGTCGTTTGGTCGCGTGGAAAAAGTGTTTTTTATTCTTTCCGCGGTTTTTCTTTCATACATACTTGCCGGTTTTTTGGCGCACCCTGATTGGGGAAAGGCATTTCATGGCATGGTTGTTCCGTCTATGCCACTCACCCGTGATGCCGTTTTTATTGCGACGGCGACATTAGGTACAACTCTTGCTCCGTGGGGACTTGCTTTCATCCAGTCATATGCAGTTGATAAACGCCTTACTCGCGATGATCTAAAACTATTGCGCGTTGATGTATGGACTGGATCCTTGCTTACGGGAATCATCGGATTCTTCGTCATTGTTACTTGCGCCGCAACTCTGAATCGCGAAGGAATCTTCACCATCACAGATGCATCTCAAGCGGCAGCCGCATTAAAACCACTTGCCGGAACATTGGCGAAAGAGTTATTCGCGATTGGTTTAATTGGCGCGGCGCTATTAGCGGCATCAATTTTGCCTTTGTCTACAGCTTATTCAGTCAGTGATCTCACTGGCCGACCAGCTGCCCTCGATGATGGATTTAGAGAAGCTCCCCTCTTCTACGGAACCTTCGCTGCGATCACCATTATTGCGGCCGGGTTGATTCTGCTTCCAGGTGCCCCGTTGGTCACGATCTTGCTTTGGACTCAAGTACTCAACGCTGTTCTACTCTTACCTCTTCTTTGCTACATGCTCGGAATTGCACGAGACAAACGCCTGATGGGTGAATATCGAGCTGGAGCCCGTATGCAAAGTGTTTATCTACTTATTATTGGAATGGTCGCCGTCTGCATCGCTAGCATGATCTGGTTTACTTTTCATTAA
- a CDS encoding cytochrome c oxidase assembly protein, with protein MNMTQSAQFWTSWQVAPEITLPLIAAEYLYLRQGLRNPTWASARERRFFLAGLLTIALVITSPIGVRSADLFWCHMIQHITLMMISGPLLVLGTPGTFRPKNKVFGLLTHPILSWVTYAALMIGVHLPGPHEFITNHPWAHTFVEVPLYIALPYLFYFNLLDRNLTGRRVTPAMSVIALFLMMVPETLTGFFIYVAPNSLYNQMFTLSDQRRGGSIMWSGGMIIDTVWMAFAVYHWIKSEERASMAVDLEIANEAR; from the coding sequence ATGAATATGACCCAAAGTGCCCAATTTTGGACCTCGTGGCAGGTGGCTCCAGAGATCACCCTCCCTCTCATCGCCGCTGAGTACCTCTATCTGCGCCAGGGCCTCCGCAATCCGACGTGGGCGAGTGCACGCGAGCGCCGCTTCTTCCTGGCCGGGTTACTCACAATTGCTTTGGTCATCACCTCCCCCATTGGGGTCCGCTCGGCTGATCTCTTCTGGTGTCACATGATCCAGCACATCACTTTGATGATGATCAGCGGGCCACTTCTGGTGCTCGGGACACCTGGAACCTTCCGCCCAAAGAATAAGGTCTTCGGACTTTTGACTCATCCGATTCTCAGTTGGGTTACATACGCCGCCTTAATGATCGGCGTCCACCTACCCGGACCACATGAATTCATCACCAATCACCCCTGGGCACACACTTTTGTCGAGGTCCCTCTCTATATAGCGCTCCCTTATCTCTTCTATTTCAATCTGCTCGATCGCAATCTCACGGGTCGTCGCGTCACGCCCGCAATGTCGGTTATCGCCCTCTTCCTGATGATGGTTCCAGAAACTCTCACCGGCTTCTTTATCTACGTGGCGCCAAACTCCCTCTACAACCAGATGTTCACGCTCTCGGATCAGCGTCGCGGTGGATCCATTATGTGGTCGGGCGGAATGATCATTGATACTGTCTGGATGGCTTTTGCTGTCTACCACTGGATCAAAAGCGAGGAACGCGCTTCAATGGCCGTCGATCTAGAGATTGCGAATGAGGCGCGATGA
- a CDS encoding Fic family protein has protein sequence MSHIEERVWRDGGVGRSRRDRQPCKYQVYIPDNLLGRQFLLDGPVAADVADAEAAIARFNTDASALVNTEALARILLRAESVASSRIEGLVMGARRILKAEVDQGTEGLHVEISAKEVLANINAMNYAIASIEKGDLITLDQILEINRELLASTTLSSVGGKLREQQNWIGGNNFNPCSADFVPPHWEVVSPLMADLVEFCNSDDLPAVAQAAIAHAQFATIHPFLDGNGRTGRVLIQMILRRRGLAERVIPPVSLVLATWARDYVEGLMGTRYVGESDSASAHAGFNLWVGRFAAACQRAVSDSLEFETKVGTIEQRWRSKLGTVRKGSSLDTLLKGLVGMPILTVATAMNLTRTTHKQTNEAISVLVEAEILKSMSSRMRNRVYEAPEIIAAFAELERQLAGPNGVDTRRLSIRQRGV, from the coding sequence ATGTCCCACATAGAAGAAAGGGTCTGGAGAGACGGCGGTGTCGGGCGATCTCGAAGGGACCGGCAACCCTGTAAGTACCAGGTATACATCCCAGACAATCTCCTGGGCAGGCAATTTCTACTCGATGGTCCGGTCGCCGCCGATGTGGCCGATGCCGAAGCAGCAATTGCCCGGTTCAACACGGATGCCTCTGCGCTAGTCAACACTGAGGCTCTCGCACGCATTCTGCTGCGGGCCGAGTCCGTCGCGTCCTCTCGGATTGAGGGCTTAGTCATGGGAGCGCGTCGGATACTAAAAGCAGAAGTCGACCAAGGCACTGAAGGTCTCCACGTAGAAATATCGGCCAAGGAAGTGTTAGCCAATATCAACGCAATGAACTACGCAATTGCGTCGATCGAAAAAGGCGACCTTATTACGTTGGATCAGATACTGGAGATAAACAGAGAACTGTTAGCGAGCACAACTCTCTCAAGCGTAGGCGGCAAGTTGAGGGAGCAGCAAAATTGGATCGGAGGCAACAACTTCAATCCATGCTCGGCCGATTTTGTACCACCACATTGGGAAGTAGTGAGCCCTCTTATGGCCGACTTAGTTGAGTTTTGCAACAGCGATGATTTACCTGCAGTAGCGCAAGCAGCGATTGCGCACGCCCAATTTGCGACAATCCACCCATTCCTAGATGGAAATGGCAGAACCGGGCGGGTTCTCATTCAAATGATTCTGCGTCGGCGAGGGCTTGCCGAAAGAGTTATCCCACCAGTTTCGCTCGTTCTTGCCACCTGGGCACGAGACTACGTTGAGGGATTGATGGGTACTCGCTATGTCGGGGAATCAGACTCAGCATCGGCACATGCAGGATTCAATCTTTGGGTTGGAAGGTTTGCGGCAGCTTGTCAGCGAGCAGTGAGCGACTCATTGGAATTTGAAACTAAGGTGGGCACAATCGAACAGCGGTGGCGGAGCAAGTTGGGCACTGTACGAAAGGGATCCTCCCTCGATACTCTCTTGAAAGGCTTAGTCGGCATGCCGATCTTAACCGTCGCAACAGCGATGAATCTAACAAGAACAACTCATAAGCAGACCAATGAAGCCATATCTGTATTGGTGGAAGCCGAAATTCTTAAATCTATGTCCAGCAGAATGCGCAATAGAGTGTATGAGGCCCCAGAAATTATCGCCGCATTTGCTGAGTTGGAACGACAACTTGCCGGCCCGAATGGGGTTGACACCCGCCGTCTATCTATACGGCAGCGAGGGGTCTAA
- a CDS encoding cytochrome c oxidase subunit II — translation MYLPVDKPVVFNVTSKDVIHSFWIVQMGIKIDANPGYMTQTSVTPDKIGVYDLRCAELCGLLHAYMQKKVHVVSQADYDAWITNNGGQI, via the coding sequence CTGTATCTTCCAGTCGATAAACCAGTTGTCTTTAACGTAACAAGTAAAGATGTGATCCACTCTTTCTGGATCGTTCAAATGGGTATCAAGATTGATGCCAACCCGGGCTATATGACACAGACCTCGGTAACCCCCGACAAGATCGGCGTGTACGACTTAAGGTGCGCCGAACTATGCGGGCTACTGCACGCTTATATGCAGAAGAAAGTTCATGTTGTAAGCCAGGCCGATTACGACGCGTGGATTACGAATAATGGGGGGCAAATTTAA
- a CDS encoding cbb3-type cytochrome c oxidase subunit I: MTTMMDRSPSAPGYSASKKALIERLNMWTGFALGIIMAVVFYYLSKALLPANTEESFIKTNQDQYVLLSMIGWLIGFMTGIGALIAPFRWVMGRDLSHDENLFYAGKDQGIKRYFRFTTDHKVVGIQYLVITMVIFGVGGILAMLIRTNLGHAGGGWLHPQAYNAVVGYHGIIMIVGTIIMVTGPFGNFIMPIMIGARDMAFPRLNALSFWLVVAAIPPLLASFFLGGISTGWSAYNPLASQAPHGMDGYIMFIVIFALSTMVAGANITTTVVKMRAKGMTWNRTPIFVYGVVASVALALPAFPVFFLSQVMSAMDRAMGSTFFDPRGGGSGWLYENLFWIMGHPEVYVILIPAVAALMEMAPVFTRRPLFSFNVAVLGIAGISGLSILVWAHHMYTTGWAPLLNGPFMLTTELISIPTGMLFFVLIGTLWRGRLWMTMPTASIYALLWNFMIGGITGIYLSDVPIDAFLHGSMYVTAHFHYTLMGAGLTGALAALVYWFPKMTGRMFDKSLSWISFWLVQIGFNVTFIGMFLVGLAGQPRRVEAYPAAFSQGNLITTMGAYTIMAGMLVLLYGVISSWRSGALAPANPWFAKTLEWSVPNPVPLENFAVLPVVTSDPYGYGKAKS, translated from the coding sequence ATGACAACAATGATGGATCGTTCACCTTCTGCTCCCGGATATTCCGCGTCTAAGAAAGCTCTCATCGAGCGCCTTAACATGTGGACTGGGTTTGCACTCGGAATCATTATGGCGGTCGTTTTTTACTATCTCTCTAAAGCACTCCTGCCGGCAAACACTGAAGAGTCATTCATCAAGACCAATCAAGATCAGTATGTGCTTCTGTCAATGATCGGTTGGCTCATCGGATTCATGACAGGAATAGGTGCTCTTATTGCTCCCTTCCGTTGGGTCATGGGTAGAGATCTGAGCCATGATGAGAATTTGTTTTATGCCGGCAAGGATCAGGGGATTAAGCGATATTTTCGTTTTACCACAGATCACAAAGTGGTAGGCATTCAGTATTTAGTCATCACGATGGTGATTTTCGGCGTAGGTGGAATTCTGGCGATGTTGATCCGCACCAACTTGGGTCACGCTGGAGGAGGGTGGTTGCACCCACAGGCTTACAACGCAGTTGTCGGTTATCACGGCATCATCATGATTGTCGGAACGATCATCATGGTGACTGGACCATTCGGTAACTTCATTATGCCGATCATGATCGGCGCTCGCGATATGGCCTTTCCTCGTTTGAATGCACTGAGCTTCTGGCTCGTTGTGGCAGCTATTCCACCACTGCTTGCCTCATTCTTCCTGGGAGGAATTTCAACAGGGTGGTCGGCTTACAATCCACTTGCGTCACAGGCACCTCATGGCATGGATGGGTACATCATGTTCATCGTGATTTTCGCTCTCTCGACAATGGTCGCAGGTGCAAATATCACAACCACGGTAGTAAAAATGCGGGCAAAGGGAATGACATGGAATCGCACGCCAATATTTGTTTATGGTGTTGTCGCCTCCGTTGCGTTGGCATTGCCTGCGTTCCCAGTCTTCTTCTTGTCACAAGTTATGTCGGCGATGGATCGGGCAATGGGATCCACTTTCTTCGACCCGCGCGGTGGTGGGAGTGGCTGGCTTTATGAGAATCTCTTCTGGATCATGGGACACCCTGAGGTCTATGTCATTTTGATTCCAGCTGTCGCGGCGCTTATGGAGATGGCCCCGGTATTTACGCGCCGCCCACTCTTTAGTTTCAATGTTGCGGTTCTGGGGATTGCAGGAATTTCTGGCTTGAGCATTCTCGTTTGGGCCCACCATATGTATACGACTGGATGGGCACCGCTTCTCAACGGACCATTTATGTTGACGACTGAGCTAATTTCGATTCCAACGGGAATGTTGTTCTTTGTTCTCATCGGAACCCTCTGGCGCGGTCGGCTCTGGATGACAATGCCGACAGCGTCAATTTACGCTCTGCTCTGGAATTTCATGATTGGTGGCATCACTGGGATTTATCTTTCAGATGTGCCAATTGACGCCTTCCTGCATGGTTCGATGTACGTAACCGCTCACTTCCATTACACCTTGATGGGTGCTGGCTTGACTGGGGCACTTGCCGCGCTGGTCTACTGGTTCCCAAAGATGACGGGTCGTATGTTCGATAAGTCCCTGAGCTGGATTTCATTCTGGTTGGTGCAGATCGGATTCAATGTGACCTTCATCGGTATGTTCCTGGTCGGGCTTGCCGGACAACCTCGCCGAGTTGAGGCATACCCCGCGGCATTTAGCCAGGGCAATCTGATTACGACCATGGGCGCCTACACAATTATGGCCGGCATGCTGGTCCTGCTTTATGGCGTTATCTCCTCGTGGCGAAGTGGGGCGCTGGCTCCTGCGAATCCTTGGTTTGCCAAGACTCTGGAATGGTCGGTGCCTAACCCGGTGCCACTCGAGAACTTTGCGGTGCTTCCGGTAGTCACATCAGATCCTTACGGATACGGAAAGGCGAAGTCATGA
- a CDS encoding cytochrome c oxidase subunit 3: MSVETHGHSTPHDENPNYHHEHPDVVGSRNRLGLILILVADIAFALSVIFVYFYLKGQNVNDMWLPKASTHDGVVSPGTIPVSSMGAWYLTVIAAFGLVMHRYALAGARAKNQTQLVLGSGVAFIASFVALIYQGVQFGGAPFTITMGAYASCYFLIAGLNFVHLFITAFIALGNWNRSRLGLYQADHWHVEIVKVWWIWMTVSSLLGAFALSFT, from the coding sequence ATGAGCGTCGAGACACATGGACATTCAACCCCGCATGATGAAAATCCTAATTACCATCACGAACATCCCGATGTAGTTGGTTCACGTAATCGACTTGGTCTCATATTGATCCTGGTGGCAGACATCGCCTTCGCGTTGAGTGTGATCTTTGTTTACTTCTACCTCAAAGGCCAGAACGTCAACGATATGTGGCTTCCAAAGGCGAGTACTCATGATGGTGTAGTCAGCCCTGGAACAATCCCGGTTTCAAGTATGGGCGCCTGGTATCTCACCGTCATTGCTGCCTTCGGATTGGTGATGCATCGGTACGCACTTGCTGGAGCGAGAGCTAAGAATCAAACCCAACTTGTCCTTGGATCTGGGGTCGCCTTCATTGCAAGCTTTGTTGCCCTCATCTACCAAGGAGTTCAGTTTGGTGGCGCCCCATTCACGATCACTATGGGTGCGTACGCATCGTGCTACTTCTTGATCGCCGGGTTGAACTTTGTGCATCTCTTTATTACTGCGTTTATCGCACTAGGCAATTGGAATCGCTCCCGTCTGGGGTTATACCAAGCCGACCACTGGCATGTTGAAATCGTAAAAGTTTGGTGGATCTGGATGACCGTCTCTTCACTGCTGGGAGCCTTCGCTCTTTCCTTTACATAA
- a CDS encoding DMT family transporter encodes MKDRGWLPAYIALGIVWGCSFIFIKLGLEFLTPVGVAFGRTALGALALVTISRARGIALPRTPSVWLHLWVVAMLLNVVPGVLFGVAEEDVTSVLAGIINAVTPLMTLLVIMTVFREEKILAHHVIGLIIGFLGVSTVLGIWQGLGSNPLPAILALLGAVTCYGFSFPYSRKFILPHKLQPEALATAQVSLAALTLLPFYLIDGIAKDEYRLGPVAAMLALGVLGTGYAYIWNFKIMAAAGSAIASSVTYVTPVVAVIVGIIFLGEKITWNEPVGGLIVLLGAAIGQGRIKLNRV; translated from the coding sequence ATGAAAGATCGCGGCTGGTTACCGGCTTACATAGCTCTCGGAATTGTGTGGGGCTGCTCCTTCATCTTTATCAAACTTGGACTCGAATTTCTCACTCCAGTTGGTGTTGCTTTTGGTCGGACCGCCCTTGGGGCACTCGCATTGGTGACGATCTCGAGAGCGAGAGGAATTGCCTTGCCGCGGACTCCAAGCGTATGGCTGCATCTCTGGGTCGTCGCGATGCTGCTCAACGTTGTGCCTGGAGTTCTCTTCGGAGTCGCAGAGGAGGATGTGACATCTGTTCTTGCGGGGATTATTAACGCTGTCACTCCGCTGATGACTTTGTTGGTAATCATGACTGTCTTTCGCGAAGAGAAGATTCTGGCTCATCATGTAATTGGTCTGATTATTGGTTTCCTGGGCGTGAGTACAGTCCTGGGGATTTGGCAGGGATTGGGTAGTAATCCGCTGCCCGCGATCCTTGCTCTACTGGGAGCAGTGACCTGTTATGGATTTTCATTTCCATACTCACGCAAGTTCATCTTGCCCCATAAGTTGCAACCAGAGGCACTTGCGACTGCTCAGGTCTCTCTTGCCGCGCTCACTCTTCTCCCCTTTTATCTCATCGATGGAATTGCCAAGGACGAGTACCGATTAGGTCCAGTCGCAGCGATGCTAGCTCTGGGTGTGCTGGGTACTGGATATGCATATATCTGGAACTTCAAAATTATGGCTGCTGCTGGAAGCGCAATTGCAAGTTCGGTTACCTATGTAACTCCGGTGGTTGCAGTCATCGTAGGAATAATTTTTCTCGGTGAGAAGATAACGTGGAACGAACCTGTTGGCGGGCTCATCGTCCTACTCGGTGCAGCAATCGGCCAGGGGAGAATCAAACTTAATCGAGTTTAA
- a CDS encoding HoxN/HupN/NixA family nickel/cobalt transporter, translated as MNQIASQVQGIRSRLTRVEWRRLYAMFGFIAFLHIAGAALMFAATSGHYQLSDGSLFGWGTALLAYSLGMRHAFDADHISAIDNTTRKLMSEGQRPLAVGFFFSLGHSSVVAGLAILLNFGIKALGSQLKDSDSTLHHYTGLIGTSISGAFLMLIAILNLIILVSIVRVFVEMRKGMYNEAELEKHLNSRGLLMRFFGPIARRIDASWKMYPLGILFGLGFDTATEIGLLVLAGSSVIAGLPWWAIISLPLFFAAGMSLLDTIDGSFMNFAYGWAFSQPVRKVYYNIVITGLSVAVALYVGGLEILQVAARQLNLTGGFWDYAAAFNLNSAGYVIVGLFVVVWGAALLLWKYGRVEERWHEHAHSAQLARGEDTDHAKAGVELGPIREAFKLD; from the coding sequence GTGAACCAGATAGCCTCCCAGGTCCAGGGAATCCGTTCACGCCTTACTCGAGTTGAATGGCGTCGTCTTTACGCCATGTTTGGCTTTATCGCCTTTCTCCATATCGCCGGGGCGGCCCTGATGTTCGCGGCGACCAGCGGGCATTACCAACTCTCCGATGGATCCCTCTTTGGTTGGGGTACAGCCCTACTGGCCTATTCCCTGGGAATGCGCCATGCCTTTGATGCCGACCATATTTCGGCAATTGATAACACCACTCGCAAACTTATGAGTGAGGGTCAGCGCCCGCTTGCCGTCGGATTCTTCTTCTCTCTGGGTCATTCATCCGTGGTGGCCGGTCTGGCCATTTTGCTCAACTTTGGAATTAAGGCGCTTGGATCTCAATTGAAAGACTCTGATTCCACACTGCACCACTACACGGGGTTGATAGGAACATCAATCAGTGGCGCCTTCCTCATGCTCATCGCAATCTTGAATCTGATCATCCTCGTCTCAATAGTTCGAGTCTTCGTAGAAATGCGCAAAGGGATGTACAACGAAGCGGAATTAGAGAAACACTTGAATTCGCGCGGATTACTTATGCGATTCTTTGGTCCAATCGCACGTCGGATTGATGCCAGTTGGAAGATGTACCCGTTGGGAATACTTTTCGGATTGGGTTTTGATACTGCAACTGAAATAGGGTTGCTAGTTCTTGCCGGATCTTCCGTAATTGCCGGTTTACCTTGGTGGGCAATTATTTCCTTGCCGCTCTTCTTCGCCGCCGGCATGAGCTTGCTCGACACGATTGATGGCTCATTTATGAATTTTGCATACGGTTGGGCTTTCTCCCAACCGGTTCGAAAGGTCTACTACAACATTGTCATCACAGGATTGTCAGTCGCAGTCGCTCTCTACGTTGGCGGCTTGGAGATCCTTCAAGTGGCCGCCCGCCAACTCAATCTCACGGGTGGATTCTGGGATTATGCGGCTGCATTCAATTTGAATTCCGCCGGCTACGTCATCGTTGGGCTATTCGTCGTTGTCTGGGGCGCTGCCCTACTTCTCTGGAAATACGGACGGGTCGAAGAACGCTGGCACGAGCACGCACATTCAGCTCAACTTGCGCGGGGCGAAGATACCGATCACGCCAAGGCGGGCGTCGAACTAGGACCAATCCGCGAGGCATTTAAACTCGATTAA
- a CDS encoding MFS transporter, with amino-acid sequence MSKVRPAGWNTIRVIASARALSILGDELAIFALLLREKHHGGGALSIAVILAAGHLPLILLSPWAGTVADRVPVRRLAPFVNIGQAVFAALLAFNTPLFVSLGLIILIGAGQAFTAPAWSATLPEIVGKDALPRAMSLIQALYALAGIAGPGIAGLMVSQFGYVTPMLTNAATFALLALVPAFLTLPFHARERGARKRGEVWAGLQIVRDEPVIRALTILQFSLIVALGAFAVAELFFVIDVLHASTFIYGLTASVFAVGSLVAAFVNERRDVSQARLPANVIMGSLMLGLGVLLTGCAWHWGLLFPTVALAGMGLSTLSAYAIALILQRAPDASRGRVSSAVQAVLSFAQITSFVIAGFVVSLIGPRNAILLSGIASTLVVVVLSSSLLRSVGRNSVKEITPPPLVTDLLGNETE; translated from the coding sequence ATGTCAAAGGTGCGCCCTGCGGGCTGGAACACGATTCGCGTCATTGCTTCAGCACGTGCGCTATCTATTCTCGGCGACGAACTCGCGATCTTCGCTCTTCTACTACGTGAGAAGCACCATGGCGGGGGAGCCCTCTCCATCGCTGTTATTTTGGCGGCCGGGCATCTGCCTCTGATTCTACTTTCGCCTTGGGCGGGCACTGTTGCTGACCGAGTGCCTGTTCGTCGCTTGGCTCCTTTCGTCAATATAGGTCAAGCAGTCTTTGCTGCGCTCCTGGCATTTAACACGCCGCTGTTTGTTTCACTCGGGCTCATAATTTTGATCGGAGCCGGCCAGGCATTCACCGCTCCTGCATGGTCTGCCACCTTGCCAGAAATTGTTGGCAAAGATGCCTTACCGCGCGCCATGTCACTCATACAGGCGCTTTATGCATTAGCCGGAATAGCTGGGCCGGGGATAGCCGGGCTCATGGTTAGCCAGTTCGGTTACGTAACGCCCATGCTTACCAATGCTGCGACATTCGCCCTGCTTGCCCTCGTTCCTGCATTTTTGACTCTGCCGTTTCATGCTCGGGAGAGAGGAGCACGCAAGCGAGGGGAAGTATGGGCCGGATTGCAAATCGTGCGAGATGAACCCGTCATTAGGGCTCTGACCATTCTGCAGTTCAGTCTCATCGTTGCTCTCGGAGCGTTCGCTGTGGCTGAATTATTTTTCGTGATTGATGTCCTTCATGCATCAACATTTATTTACGGTCTTACCGCCTCAGTGTTCGCAGTCGGTAGCCTCGTGGCTGCGTTTGTCAACGAACGGCGCGACGTAAGCCAGGCTCGGCTACCCGCTAATGTCATCATGGGATCTTTGATGCTTGGCCTCGGAGTGTTGCTAACTGGTTGTGCTTGGCACTGGGGGCTCCTTTTCCCAACTGTCGCACTGGCTGGTATGGGTTTGAGCACATTGTCGGCATACGCAATCGCGCTCATCCTTCAACGCGCACCGGATGCAAGTCGGGGTCGCGTTTCCTCCGCGGTGCAGGCAGTACTTTCATTCGCGCAAATCACCTCGTTCGTAATAGCGGGTTTTGTTGTTTCTCTCATCGGTCCGAGAAATGCAATTCTGCTTAGTGGCATCGCCTCCACTCTTGTGGTTGTTGTACTTTCATCTTCGTTACTCCGATCCGTGGGCCGTAATTCAGTCAAAGAAATCACTCCACCACCACTTGTTACGGATTTGCTAGGAAACGAGACGGAGTAA